GAACCCGAAATACCTCTTCGACACGTTCGTCATCGGCGCCTCCAACCGATTCGCACACGCGGCCGCCGTCGCGGTCGCCGAGGCGCCGGCCAAGGCGTACAACCCCCTCTTCATCTACGGGGAGTCCGGACTCGGCAAGACGCACCTGCTGCACGCGATCGGGCACTACGCGCGCAGCCTGTATCCCGGCACGCGCGTGCGGTACGTGAGCTCGGAGGAGTTCACCAACGAGTTCATCAACTCCATCCGCGACGGCAAGGGCGACAGCTTCCGCAAGCGCTACCGCGAGATGGACATCCTGCTCGTCGACGACATCCAGTTCCTCGCGGACAAGGAGTCGACGCAGGAGGAGTTCTTCCACACGTTCAACACACTCCACAACGCCAACAAGCAGATCGTGCTCTCCAGCGACCGGCCGCCCAAGCAGCTGGTGACGCTGGAGGACCGGCTGCGGAACCGTTTCGAGTGGGGCCTGATCACCGACGTCCAACCGCCCGAGCTGGAGACGAGGATCGCGATCCTCCGCAAGAAAGCGGTGCAGGAACAGCTCAACGCGCCGCCGGAGGTCCTGGAGTTCATCGCCTCCCGCATCTCGCGCAACATCCGTGAGCTGGAGGGCGCGCTGATCCGGGTGACGGCGTTCGCCTCGCTCAACCGGCAGCCGGTGGACCTGGGCCTCACCGAGATCGTGCTCAAGGACCTGATCCCCGGCGGCGAGGACTCGGCCCCGGAGATCACGTCCACCGCCATCATGAGCGCCACGGCGGCCTACTTCGGCCTGACCATCGAGGACCTGTGCGGCACTTCGCGCGGCCGCGCGCTCGTCACCGCCCGCCAGATCGCCATGTACCTGTGCCGCGAACTGACGGACCTCTCGCTGCCGAAGATCGGCGCGCTGTTCGGCGGCCGTGACCACACGACCGTGATGCACGCCGACCGCAAGATCCGCAATCTGATGGCCGAACGGCGCTCCATCTACAACCAGGTGACCGAGCTGACGAACCGCATCAAGAACGGCTGACACCAGCGGAGTCAGCCGGTTTTCGGCACGGAAGGGCGCCCTGGGGACGAGATCCCGAGGGCGCCCTTCGTCATGCCGCCGTAGCCGGCTGTTCGATTAGCCGCCGGGTTACGGCCTCCCTCCACAGATTCGGGCACTTTCTCCCGTCCACATCCTGGGGACTGCGAAGTTGTCCAGATCGCGGTCCACAGGCCGGCTGCCGAAAGACCGTCGGCCCAGGTCAGCTGGCTGTGGATTCGTGGACGAAGGATCTCCACAGACTGTGGACAGCGAGATGATCCACAGGCTGTGCGTCGAGTTGTCCACCGACAACCCACAGGCTGGGCCTGGTTGTCCCCAGCGATCAGTGGCTTCTCCACATGCCTGTCCACTGTTCGGCAACGCGACGCGCCTCCTCACCGGGTCGAGTGAAAGGCGTCACACGAAGGTGCCGGGTCGGCCTGTGGGAAACGGGGGTAAAGCTGGGGACGGCGCTGGGGAGAACTCGCCTCAAGCTGTGCACGGAGTGTGCAGAACTTTTCGTTCTCCACAGAGACGCCTGGTTGTCCACCGCCTCCGCCCACAGGGCCAGTGGACAAAATTTCCCCTCTGAGCTGGGAAAACAGGGTTATCCACGGTATCCACAGCCCCTACTACTACTCCCAACTAGAGAGAGCTAGGAATCCGTTTAGAAGGGGGTCCTGTGCACAACTCGCTGTCCGGTGCCCGGCTGCCCCTCGTCACGACTTGACCCGAGAGGCACCTACTGTCAGTGGGGTGCGTCAGACTGTTCCCCGGTGTCCTTCCCGCCACAGGGGCCGACGACACCGAGACAGACGACGAAGCCAGGCAGGCCGAGCAGCGCCGGCAACAGCAGGAGGCGGCAACAGTGAAGATCCGGGTGGAACGCGACGTACTCGCGGAGGCAGTGGCCTGGGCGGCACGCAGCCTCCCGGCCCGTCCGCCGGCGCCTGTCCTCGCCGGCCTTCTCCTGAAGGCCGAGCAAGGCCAGCTGAGCCTGTCCAGCTTCGACTACGAGGTCTCCGCGCGGGTGTCGGTGGAAGCCGAGGTCGAGGAGGAGGGCACGGTGCTGGTCTCCGGCCGCCTGCTCGCCGACATCTGCCGTGCCCTCCCCAACCGCCCGGTGGAGATTTCCACAGACGGTGTGCGGGCGACGGTGGTGTGCGGCTCCTCGCGGTTCACACTTCACACCCTGCCTGTGGAGGAGTACCCGGCGCTGCCGCAGATGCCGACCGCCACCGGCACCGTCCCCGGTGAGGTCTTCGCCTCCGCCGCCGCCCAGGTCGCCATCGCGGCCGGCCGTGACGACACGCTGCCCGTCCTGACCGGTGTGCGCATCGAGATCGAGGGCGACACCGTCACCCTGGCCTCCACCGACCGCTACCGCTTCGCGGTCCGTGAGTTCCTGTGGAAGCCGGAGAACCCCGATGCGTCCGCGGTGGCCCTGGTGCCCGCCAAGACGCTCCTGGACACCGCCAAGGCGCTCACGAGCGGCGACAGCGTCATCCTGGCGCTGTCCGGCTCGGGTGCGGGCGAAGGGCTGATCGGTTTCGAGGGCGCCGGCCGTCGTACGACGACGCGGCTCCTGGAGGGCGACCTTCCGAAGTACCGCTCGCTGTTCCCCACGGAGTTCAACTCCATCGCCGTCATCGAGACCGCCCCGTTCGTGGAGGCCGTCAAGCGTGTGGCCCTGGTCGCCGAGCGCAACACCCCCGTGCGGCTCAGCTTCGAGCAGGGTGTGCTCATCCTGGAGGCCGGTTCCAGCGACGACGCACAGGCTGTGGAGCGGGTCGACGCCCAGCTGGAGGGCGACGACGTGTCGATCGCCTTCAACCCGACCTTCCTGCTGGACGGCCTGAGCGCGATCGACTCCCCGGTGGCCCAGCTCTCCTTCACGACGTCCACCAAGCCCGCGCTGCTGAGCGGCAAGCCGGCCCTGGACGCCGAGGCTGACGAGGCCTACAAGTACCTGATCATGCCGGTGCGCCTCAGCGGCTGAGCATGTCGGCCGCTAGGCCGGGACGCCTGCCGGGGCTGCGGGGGGTTGTTCCCCCATACGCTCGCAGCGGCTGGGCGGTCGCTGTCCGAAAGCCCCAGGTGAGGGCATACGTTTGAGCGCGTATGCCCACAGGTGTGCGTGAGCGTCCGGGTTTAGGCTCGGACGTGGGTACGAAAGTGCCTCACACGCCACCGCAACCTAAGGAACATCTGATGGAGCTCGGTCTCGTCGGCCTCGGCAAGATGGGCGGCAACATGCGCGAGCGGATCCGCCGCGCAGGCCACACCGTGATCGGATACGACCGCAACCCGGACCTCGCCGATGTCCACAGCCTGAAGGAGCTTGTGGACGCGCTTGAGGGCCCGCGGGTCGTGTGGGTGATGGTCCCGGCCGGTGCGCCGACCCAGGCCACCGTCGACGAGCTGGCCGAGCTCCTGGAGCCGGGGGACGTCGTGGTGGACGGCGGGAACTCCCGCTGGACGGACGACGAGAAGCACGCCGGGGAACTGGCCGCCAAGGGCATCGGCTTCGTCGACTGCGGTGTCTCCGGCGGTGTGTGGGGCCTGGAGAACGGCTATGCGCTGATGTACGGCGGCGACACGGAGAACGTCGCCAAGGTGCAGCCGGTCTTGGACGCCCTCAAGCCCAAGGGCGACGCGGGCGCGGTGCACGCGGGCAAGGTCGGTGCGGGCCACTTCGCGAAGATGGTCCACAACGGCATCGAGTACGCGATGATGCAGGCCTATGCCGAGGGCTGGGAGCTCCTGGAGAAGGTCCACTCCGTGACCGACGTCCGGGAGGTCTTCCGCTCCTGGCAGGAGGGCACAGTCATCCGTTCCTGGCTGCTCGACCTCGCGGTCAACGCCCTTGACGAGGACGAGCATCTGGAGAGGCTGCGCGGTTTCGCACAGGACTCCGGCGAGGGCCGGTGGACCGTGGAGGCCGCAATCGACCACGCGGTGCCGCTGCCGGCGATCACCGCGTCGTTGTTCGCGCGGTTTGCGTCCCGCCAGGACGACGCGCCGCAGATGAAGATGATCGCGGCGCTGCGCAACCAGTTCGGCGGCCACGCGGTCGAGACGAAGTAATCCACAGGGCTGTTCGGCGATCTCAGGCCGACGGTCCACAAGCTGGGGGAGGTCGGCGCCCGACCATGCACGTCACGCATCTGTCGCTTGCCGACTTCCGCTCGTACGCCCGGGTCGAGGTTCCGCTGGACCCGGGCGTCACCGCGTTCGTGGGTCCCAACGGGCAGGGCAAGACGAACCTGGTCGAGGCGATCGGCTATCTCGCCACGCTCGCCAGTCACCGGGTCTCCTCCGACGCCCCCCTCGTCCGCATGGGCGCCGACCGTGCCATCGTGCGGGCGCAGGTCAGACAGGGTGAGCGGCAGCAGCTGGTCGAGCTGGAGCTGAACCCCGGCCGGGCGAACCGGGCCCGGATCAACAGGTCTTCGCAGGTCAGGCCGCGTGATGTGCTCGGGATCGTGCGGACCGTACTGTTCGCGCCGGAGGATCTCGCGTTGGTGAAGGGCGATCCGGGTGAGCGGCGCCGTTTCCTGGACGAGCTGATCACTGCGCGCTCCCCGCGCATGGCGGGTGTGCGCTCCGACTACGAGCGTGTTCTCAAGCAGCGCAACACGCTGCTGAAGTCGGCCGCGCTCGCGCGACGGCACGGCGGCCGTTCGATGGATCTGTCGACGCTCGACGTCTGGGACCAGCATCTCGCGCGCGTGGGTGCGGAGTTGCTCGCCCAGCGGCTCGATCTGAT
This is a stretch of genomic DNA from Streptomyces sp. NBC_00285. It encodes these proteins:
- the dnaA gene encoding chromosomal replication initiator protein DnaA, which translates into the protein MADVPADLAAVWPRVLDQLLGEDRVQGVEAKDEHWIRRCQPLALVADTALLAVPNEFAKGVLEGRLAPAVSETLSRECGRPIRIAITVDDTAGEPAPPPGPPAPRHQQRYEEPELPSGQYDDGYGSQYDNNQYKGYGRHRADDSRPSRGETRPGPQGDHAPRADQLPTPRPAYPSEYQRPEPGAWPRPAQDEYSWQQQRLGFPERDPYASPSQEPYPQEPYGAPSQDYRPQPMERQPYDNPRPDYDQRPDYDKPRPDYDKPRDYDQRDNRRDLSEPPSGTGRVHRGGPVGSSLPTTGAPGPLAAQPAPATRPGEPTARLNPKYLFDTFVIGASNRFAHAAAVAVAEAPAKAYNPLFIYGESGLGKTHLLHAIGHYARSLYPGTRVRYVSSEEFTNEFINSIRDGKGDSFRKRYREMDILLVDDIQFLADKESTQEEFFHTFNTLHNANKQIVLSSDRPPKQLVTLEDRLRNRFEWGLITDVQPPELETRIAILRKKAVQEQLNAPPEVLEFIASRISRNIRELEGALIRVTAFASLNRQPVDLGLTEIVLKDLIPGGEDSAPEITSTAIMSATAAYFGLTIEDLCGTSRGRALVTARQIAMYLCRELTDLSLPKIGALFGGRDHTTVMHADRKIRNLMAERRSIYNQVTELTNRIKNG
- the gnd gene encoding phosphogluconate dehydrogenase (NAD(+)-dependent, decarboxylating); protein product: MELGLVGLGKMGGNMRERIRRAGHTVIGYDRNPDLADVHSLKELVDALEGPRVVWVMVPAGAPTQATVDELAELLEPGDVVVDGGNSRWTDDEKHAGELAAKGIGFVDCGVSGGVWGLENGYALMYGGDTENVAKVQPVLDALKPKGDAGAVHAGKVGAGHFAKMVHNGIEYAMMQAYAEGWELLEKVHSVTDVREVFRSWQEGTVIRSWLLDLAVNALDEDEHLERLRGFAQDSGEGRWTVEAAIDHAVPLPAITASLFARFASRQDDAPQMKMIAALRNQFGGHAVETK
- the dnaN gene encoding DNA polymerase III subunit beta, yielding MKIRVERDVLAEAVAWAARSLPARPPAPVLAGLLLKAEQGQLSLSSFDYEVSARVSVEAEVEEEGTVLVSGRLLADICRALPNRPVEISTDGVRATVVCGSSRFTLHTLPVEEYPALPQMPTATGTVPGEVFASAAAQVAIAAGRDDTLPVLTGVRIEIEGDTVTLASTDRYRFAVREFLWKPENPDASAVALVPAKTLLDTAKALTSGDSVILALSGSGAGEGLIGFEGAGRRTTTRLLEGDLPKYRSLFPTEFNSIAVIETAPFVEAVKRVALVAERNTPVRLSFEQGVLILEAGSSDDAQAVERVDAQLEGDDVSIAFNPTFLLDGLSAIDSPVAQLSFTTSTKPALLSGKPALDAEADEAYKYLIMPVRLSG
- the recF gene encoding DNA replication/repair protein RecF (All proteins in this family for which functions are known are DNA-binding proteins that assist the filamentation of RecA onto DNA for the initiation of recombination or recombinational repair.) encodes the protein MHVTHLSLADFRSYARVEVPLDPGVTAFVGPNGQGKTNLVEAIGYLATLASHRVSSDAPLVRMGADRAIVRAQVRQGERQQLVELELNPGRANRARINRSSQVRPRDVLGIVRTVLFAPEDLALVKGDPGERRRFLDELITARSPRMAGVRSDYERVLKQRNTLLKSAALARRHGGRSMDLSTLDVWDQHLARVGAELLAQRLDLIAALQPLADKAYEQLAPGGGPVALEYKPSAPGEAHTREDLLEQLMAALAEVRKQEIERGVTLVGPHRDDLNLKLGQLPAKGYASHGESWSYALALRLASYDLLRAEGNEPVLILDDVFAELDTRRRERLAELVAPGEQVLVTAAVDDDVPHVLTGTRYAVSEGAVERV